The Macaca nemestrina isolate mMacNem1 chromosome 9, mMacNem.hap1, whole genome shotgun sequence genome includes the window atGCCCACTTTGTTGGTGAAGATTCAAATTAAGGACTTGGCACATATGAGTATTCAGTAAACAGTAACTATTAGTTATGTTCCcgtttggttttgtctttttttcttctgaccTTAGATCAGAAGACCTAAATTCCAGTGCTACATCTACCAGTTGCTAGAGTGGGAGAAATGCACATGACAATTCCTCGAGGTCAGTTCTATGGTGGAGCTCTCCTTTGCATTGAACTGAAAACTTTCCGTCCTTCCCATCCATCAGCTGGACAATAATGTTCAGATTTGGTACCACACTTTAAGAAGGCGCACATGCGAATCAAATTGGCCCTCCCTAAAATGCTCAAAGGCAGCTTTCATGTTCCCTCTGCCCACCCCTAGCATTTTCAACCATTTGGCTTTTTGATATGTCTTTCAACCCCTTGACTACACTGCTGCCCTCATATCAAGTTCCAGGGTGAATACTTAAAAGTTTCTAACTGTGGAACAGAACATCTTGGAATCATCCCAGGAGCTCTCTCTCCTCTCTAGAcatcagtgttctcatctgtgaaCTGGAGGGTGGCTAAGACCCTTTCCTGTCCTCTGCTCACCTCCCTGATTCTGTGCTTCCCTAAGGTCTTGTAGGGCACTCCAGCGCCTGCAGAATGAAGCTTGCGTTCCAAGACTGATCCCACATCCAAGACACTTCTCAACATCCACCTTTGTCTGAGTCTGCTCTCTCTGTAATGGGCTCTCCCATTCTAAACTTTCACTGCTCCAGTTCAGACTCCAGCTCTCAAAATGTGTTGCTGTCGTCCAGCACTAGGGATCACTCTCTTCACACCACAAGTGGGCTGAGGCTGTCAGGCCTGGCCCCTTCCTCTCCCAGTGGAGCTCCTCCAGGGTAGAGTCCCAGTCCCTTTGATACCTCCTGAACCCTGGCACGCACTGTGCCACAAATGTTCACTGTGGAATGCCCATCTTTGCCTGGAGCCACCCAGTCACCAAGCATGGTGCTCAGGGGACTGCAGTGACAGCCTTTCAGGCACACACCCGCAGTTTGGCACAGCCAGAGCACCACTGCCTGAGGCCACCACCATACCCCCACAGCCCAGCCCCACCTGGATGGAGCATCAGAGCTGGAAAGACAGCTTCCTTGCAGAgagtaaactgaggcccagagtgaAGAGGGaactgcccaaggtcatacagagATGGAGTCAGTTCTAGACCTTAACCTTGCTCAGCCCAAACCGGCCTGATCAGAGATGAAGTGTCTACCCGGTATTTTAATTCCTCCCTCCCCTGGAATCTGGCCCCAGCCAGAGCCCTGGACGGGTCGCAATGAGGGATTCCTTGCTCTTGCGAGGGAGCCAAAGGGGTGGAGTACAGGACATACTGAGGGGTTCTCTTTGTTCTCCATCCACACTCACTGGCTGGGAGGGGGTGCTGCACGGATAAAAGAGTGTTTTTATTCTAAAACTCGGCTCTCATTGACTTGACCGTTCCGGACCGCTGCCAAAAGCTGAAGGGTACGAGATCCCTAACCTTGCCGGCTCGCCAGACTTTGCGTCCCTCAGCCGGGGATCCGGGGACGTGAAACAAGGCTCAGCCCATTTTACAGGACCGAAGGCTGAGGCTCTGAGAGCAAAAGAGGAGACCTCGCCGTCCGAGTCCCTCCGCCCTCCTCCCACCTGGGCGCCGCGGCAGGCGGCAGGAGGTAGGAGgtaggaggcaggaggcaggaggcaggaggcaggaggcaggaggcaggaggctggccATGGGCCGGCGCGGCGCACTTACGTCGAGCTCGAAGGTGCGCAGCGCGGTGCGGTAGCCCCCGGACACCGGCGGCAGGAGGCGCAGCACCTCCTTGACCACGCAGTCGACGTAGCGCAGACTGCCCAGCGCCGCGAGGCTGAGGTCGGGCTCGCAGCCGCAGTCGGGCGGGGGCCCCACGCAGCCCCCCGCGGCCCCAGGCGCGCAGCCGCACGCGCGTCCCAGCCCCTGCGCCACCAGCTCCTCCCGAATCTTAGCGATGGCGGCCGGGTGCTGCAGTAGCAGCAGGACGAGCGAGGTGCTGGCACTGGCCGTGGTGAAGAAGGCGGCGAAGAGGAGCTCCACAGCCGACTCCTGCAAGACAGCCCCGTGCGGCACTGAGTCTCCGGCGGTGCAGTCGCCCGGGGCGCTGACTCGACGGCCCCGTAGAGATGAAAAAGCACTCAAATTTACTATTGCGCAAAGCcagggggcagggaagtgctatTACCGCCGCGACTGCGTGCACCGTTTTGAAGTCGATTAAATCCCAAGTCCGCCACTTGGGAAAGTCACCTATAGCAACAGGTAAAATTAGGATCTCTCCACGCACCTTGCGATGGTTCCCAGAGAGAACGCGGGAACTTACTCTGTGCACTCTTCTTAGTGCTTTAAGCATATTCTTTCATTCGGTTCTCACCTCCCCTCTGTGAGACACAATTGCTGCTCTTGTTTTATGGAGTTGAAAACGGAGGCTCCAGAGAAGTGCTCAAGGTCCCTACAGCTAGCACTCCCGGCAGGCGGGCTTAGGAGTCCAGAGCTCTTAACCACCTGGTGGTGCCACCGCCAACCCCAGCGGAACAGCCTGACAATGGTTGCAGTGCAACAAAGGCACCTGCAGCAGCAGTGCCAGCCTCGTACCAATGTCGGCATCATGGTTTCATCCTCTCCCTACCGGAATGGTCCCAGGGAGTCACTAAATGTTTTCCTGGTCTGCTCTGCCCAGGAAGGGCACGCAAGGGGCCTGGTGGCTTCATCCTCCAGGCTCCAATGCCCTGCCTCTGTCCTCTCAGGTCCCAGTGTCTTCCTTGCTGGAAGCACCCACCGTTTGTTTTATACACTGATTCCTGCTATCACAGGATGAACgtgttccttcccttcctgaaCCTGGAGGACATGGGCTGTGTTTCACTCCACTGTATTCCCAGTCCCAGTGTGGAGTCCAGCACTGAATAGGTACATCataatatttgtggaatgaatgaccTGGTTGCTCACTAACCCGCCCTGCCCCAGACAAGAGGGTAACTGGGATGGAGACTCCCTGCCTGGCCCCTGATGTCCAGCCCAGAATTGAAGATTCCTGGCTAGTGAGTCCCTTCCTGAGAACCTGGAGGGTGCTGTCACTCCTCCCCAGTCCTGTCTACTCCTTTCTACTCCACTCCCCTTAGCCCTGAACAGTCCCTGTCCACCTGGCTCCCCCAGGACTCATGAGCCCATTGCTCATGTTCTTATTAGTTCCATTCTCAGAAAAGAAGCTAAAGCTGAGGCCCACCCTTCAGGGATGTCTGGTAGAaagtgggaaactgaggcccaagaaaGGATGGGTGGGAGTTGCTTATGGAAGATTGAGGTCTCCCTATTTGTAACTTCCCCTCCCCCCAACTTCTCCACTCCTTTTTGAGTGCTCAAGCAAGTCCTGGGGCCATTCCAAAGCTTCCACCTCCCCTCCACTGTGTGTGCGATGTGTGTACAAGGGGAGGGGTCCTAATTCTCCAGGAGATCCACAGCATCGAGACAGACAGATAGAGGTGCCAGGTGCCAAGGCAGCTCATAGAAGGAGAGAGGTGATtttggaaggaagaagggaactTTGAGGATGTGGAGTTTGATCCTGAGCCCCTTAAAGTTtgtagaaaaaattaataatgaggGCTTTGTAGGCAGggggacagcagaggcaaaggcATGGAGTGGCAGAGAAGGGCAGTGGGggaaggaatggagagagagCCGTTTGTGGCCAGAAACCTGCAAAGATGGGCCTAGCATTCTTGCCTTCAAGTCTCCTACTGACCAGGGTGGCAGCTGGCTGAAGGCTGCACAGCTAGTGAGTGTGGCTGAGTCATTACTGGAACCCAGGTCTCCTCTTGCCCCTCATCTTGAGGACTGCCTGTGCCTCAAAGTGGGGCTACACAGGATGTGGCTCTGGGGATGCAGCATTGGTGTAGGGATCTGCTGGGGATGCAAAAGAGGGGAGAAGGAGCAGCCTCTCAGCACCCACCTTCAGCTCCTGCATGGAGGGCTCATGGCCCAGCTCCCTTGCACTGTGAATGATCAGCTCCAGGGCATCACCCGGCTCTGCAGCCTTGTCCTCATGAAGCTTCTCAGAAATGGCCCCCTCCAGGTGCTGATGCAGCTGGTCCCTTGCCCGGATGCCCTGAGAAGAAAGATGGGGCAGGAAGGCTAAGGGGGCCAGGCCTGGCCACTTACCGAGAAAACCTTCTCAGCACTGGCTCTGCCAACATCCTTGTGTTAACACCTCCCCAGCTTAGCTCCTGGCCTGGCATATGGCTGGGCTCAGTAAATGGTCAGGGATATATCCACTGTCCACAAACACCATTCTGTCTTGATTATCACAAGCCCCCTCTAAGCCACAGCAGAGTTACTATCATCCTGAGGAGAGGatgctgaggttcagagaggtcaagcaattacccagagtcacacagctgtCCATGtccatgcctggcacagagcccaGTGCGGCTAGGGTCAGCCCATTGCCCTTTCTCTGCAGTAGGCTCAGGCTGGGGCACCTTGATGCACCCAGCAAAGCTCTGACTTAGAGGATACTATTGGATGTTGTAAGCATTAGCCTCTGTAAGGGCGTGGGCAAGAGGGGATGCCTCTCCGGAGTTCAGGGAATAGCCACAGCAAAAGCATCCCCGCCCCCACCACGGGAAAGCACTGTAATTCAGCACTTGAGTTCCATAGTCAGAGGAGATGGGGTTCAAGTTCTGTGTCTGCCCCTACTAACGGTGTGATCTTGGGAAGTCAATAAAATAAGTTTGGccaataaaatgagaataataacacCTTGCAGGCTGCAAGGATTAGATCAGAAAATGTATCCACGGTGATCAGCATATAGCATGATCCTttacacatattatttttatgCAGGTGACTGAAAACCAGGGAATCAAACAGTGGGAAGTCCCAGAACAGGGGGACCAAAAGGCGGGTTGGGGCATCCTAGCTGCTCTCCGGGTCCTGCCCATTGTTCTGAAGTCTGGAGAAGCAGCGGTTCTCTGATCCAGAAACGTAGCGGATCCAGGGCCTGTGGAGCTGACGCCCACCCGCTTGGGTCGGGGATTGGCGCCGGGCTGGGCCAGGGCGCATCTGCAGCCCTCACGCTCTCCTCGGTTCCACAGCCATCTGGGCTTCCGAATAAGTGATGGAGGCCGGCCCCAGAGGCGCCGCTGTGGGAAGGAGTCGGACCCCAAACTCTGGCGGCTTGCGCTTGCTAAGGCTGGAGCGCGTAGCGGCAGGGGTCCCACGGAGGGCGTGTGGCCAGCCCCAGGTCACACCAGCGAACCAGCACAGAGGCCAGGCCCAGAGCCCACCGCCACGCCACCGCCACGACGCCTCCCACCCCCGGACCTCGCTGCCGTTCCCCAGCAGAGGTGACGGACGCGCGGGGTGCGCCGTGGGCGTCCCGTCTGGGTCTGGGAGGCCCGTCCGCGCCGCGGAGTCTCAGAAGAAGGTCTGGAGCCCGGGCAGCCGTACCTTGCGCAGGCCACTGAAGGGAACGTCCAGAGGCAGTGAGAAGAGGTTCTCCACGAGCTGCTCGAAGGTCCGGGCCAGCGTGGCGCACTGCGCCTCGTCCAGCCGCAACCCCAGCAGGATGCGTGCGGCCATGCGGAAGGTGAGCGCTTTAGCGGCGTCGTAGACTGAGACCGGCCCGCCAGCCGCGCACCAGGAGCGCACCTCATGCCGCAGCGCCCCCTGCAGGCGCGGCACGTAGCGCTCCAGCGCGGCGCGGCTGAACACGCGCGCCAGGACCTGTGGGAGCGCGCGTGATCAGCGCTGGCGGCGGTCGGGCCTCCTCTGCTTGGCGATTCCGGAGTAGCCAAGAGGCCAGTTCCGGTCCTTTCCCCCTCTTCTAAGAGGCCCAGACCTAAACTTGCTGGCTTTTGCTTTCGCCTTTCcctccagttctgctctgatgcACACAGTCCCTCCCATCCATCCAGGCTCCCGCTGCCATCTCCTCTAAGAAGTCTTCCTGGCCCCTCTCTAGGTCTGAGTCTCCAGCGCTTCTGCTATAACAGCCACGGAAGATGGGAGATGAAAGAACCTTTTAGAGCAGTCCTAACTCTGTAAACAGAAGCTGAAGATAACGGACCCGTCCAAGGCCACCCGCTGGTTACCAGGGACCTTGGTCAGGTTCACAGTGAATCCAACACCGGGGCCCCGGCTTGGCCCATGGCAGATGCTGGGGACCGCGGATCCGACCTTTCTATGACCCATTCCCGTTTCCACTCACCTTGCGCCGCCGCCGGTGTGGCTCGCCGACCGCACCAAGCAGTGTGTGCGAGCCCAGCAGGATGTGCGCGCTCTGTGGCCACTGGCTGCGCACCAGGCGGTGCTCGCCCAGCAGGATGGTGCGCACGTTCTCCGCGCCGCTCACGCGGATCACTGGCCTGCCCAGCAGGTGCGTCTTGAACACTGTCCCATAGCGCTCTCGGCGGGAACTGTGGAAGCGCGAGCCCTGCGAGCGAGGCGGAGCGTGGAGAGCTGGAACTTCTGGGCCTGGGCCGGGGATCTGACCCAGACCTCCCAGCTGCCTTTTGATCACAACTCTGTCTCTGGCTGGCGCGTTTACAAAACAAGATCCCCAGTGGGCCTGGCAACTACACTATGGGAATGTACATGCTCCTGTTCCTATTGgtgagatgaggaaacagactcagaatGAAGATGTGAGCGCCCAAGGGCTCACAGCTGAGACAAGCCTCAGGCTCCTTTTCTATGCTTACAGGACGTGCTCCTCAGACTCCTTCCTAAAACCCCTTCTGTTTACCCCCTGCATTGTGTCGGGGAGTTGCTCTGGGGAGAATTCCAATGACTTGAGGTCCCTTCGAGGGAACGGAGGAGCCAGGCAAAGGCGAGAGTTGTGCGCGCTTCCCGGGGTCGTGGGCGATGGGCAGGGACTGGCTACAAATCCCATGGGCATTGAGACTGAGGAGAGTCCAGTGGGAGCCAGAGGGAGAAGGGACCGTATTAGCGCTCGGGGTCGAAGGACTGCTCACCTGAACTAACCAGTGCAGCGTTTCGCCGAAGAAGGGCCAGCCCATGGAGCCCTTGGGCAGAGGCAGGGTGGAGGCCCGATCCCGGCTCAGCATCCAGCGGAGGGTCCAGAGGTGCTGGGCCAGGCTGAGCAGCAGGCCCGCGCACAGGACAGCAGTGCCTGCCGCCCCCAGCACTGACAGGCAGCTCAGCCCCCAAGGGAACATGATGAGCCCGCGGGGGCCAGGCCGCTCAGAGCGCAGGGACAGAAGGGGACGCAAGAACCCGGGCGCGAGCAGTGCGCAATGCTCACCTGTTCCGTCCGCAAAAGGCCTGGGGTTTGGGAGCCAAGTCCGAGATTTATAAGCTCCGCTGAGAACTCCGTTCTAAAAACAGACAGGCGGTGAAAGACGGTAGTGACCGTGCGCCCTTAGGGAACGTGACTTCCTCGAGGCCGGTGCACTCAGAACTTTCTCCTGGCTCCTGGGCCCAAATGCCAGTCCCTCTCGAAGGTGCCCGCTGCCTCGGGAACGCTTACTCC containing:
- the CYP26C1 gene encoding cytochrome P450 26C1, with amino-acid sequence MFPWGLSCLSVLGAAGTAVLCAGLLLSLAQHLWTLRWMLSRDRASTLPLPKGSMGWPFFGETLHWLVQGSRFHSSRRERYGTVFKTHLLGRPVIRVSGAENVRTILLGEHRLVRSQWPQSAHILLGSHTLLGAVGEPHRRRRKVLARVFSRAALERYVPRLQGALRHEVRSWCAAGGPVSVYDAAKALTFRMAARILLGLRLDEAQCATLARTFEQLVENLFSLPLDVPFSGLRKGIRARDQLHQHLEGAISEKLHEDKAAEPGDALELIIHSARELGHEPSMQELKESAVELLFAAFFTTASASTSLVLLLLQHPAAIAKIREELVAQGLGRACGCAPGAAGGCVGPPPDCGCEPDLSLAALGSLRYVDCVVKEVLRLLPPVSGGYRTALRTFELDGYQIPKGWSVMYSIRDTHETAAVYRSPPEGFDPERFGAAREDSRGASSRFHYIPFGGGARSCLGQELAQTVLQLLAVELVRTARWELATPAFPALQTVPIVHPVDGLRLFFHPLAPLVAGDGLCL